GTGCCGTACCGACACCGGGCAGCCCGACCATCACCCCTGAGTCTCGCCCGGTATGGCGGCCGACGCACGGACGCGGACGGCCCTCGACGGGGGTCGGGGTCTCACCGTCGAGGGCCGCACGTTCACCGGCCCGGCCTCACACGCTGAGCGCGGCGCGTACGGTCTGTTCGGCGCCCGTGCCGCCCTCGCCCGAGGACGTCACACGGCCCGCCTCCAGGACGTAGTACTGCTGCGCGGCTCTCATGGCGAAGCCGACGTGCTGCTCCACGAGGAGGACCGAAAGGCCACCGCGCCGGGTGAGGGCGAGGATCGTCTCCTCGATCTCGGCGACGACGGAAGGCTGGATGCCCTCGGTCGGCTCGTCGAGCAGCAGCAGCCTCGGCCGGGTGATCAGGGCGCGGGCGATGGCGAGTTGCTGCCGTTGCCCGCCGGAGAGCAGGCCGGCGCGGCGGCCGGACAGGTCGCGCAGAACGGGGAAGAGGTCCAGGGCCTCGGCGGTCGCCTCCTTGCCGTCGGGGCGTCCGTCGGCGACGAGTTGGAGGTTCTCGGCGGTGGTCAGATGCGGGAAGGACTGCTGGCCCTGCGGGACGTACGCCATGCCGCGGGCCACGCGCTGGTGCGGGGCGAGGCGCGTGATGTCCTCGCTGTCCAGCAGAACGGCGCCGCCTTTCGGCTTGAGCAGGCCCATGGCGACACGCAGGAGGGTGCTCTTCCCGGCGCCGTTGTGGCCCAGCACGGTGGCGACCGCGTCCTTCGGCACCGAGACCGTCACACCGTGCAGCACGGTGGTGCGGTCGTAGCCGGCCTGTACGGAACTGATCTCCAGCATGGGTCTCAGGCCTCCTCGGTGACGGCGACGGGTGTGGTGGGCGTCGCTCCGGATTCGGGTTCGGAGGCGCGCCCGAGGTAGACCTCCTGGACCTTGGCGTCGGCCTGGACCTCGGCGACCGTGCCCTCGCTGAGCACCTTGCCGGCGTGCAGGACGCTGACGCTGCGGGCGAAGGAGCGCATGAAGTCCATGTCGTGCTCGATGACGACGACCGTGTGGTCCTCGCTCACCCGCTGCAACAGCTCGCCGGTCGCCTCCCGTTCCTCGTGGCTCATACCGGCCACCGGTTCGTCGAGCAGGAGCAGCTTCACGTCCTGGACGAGCAGCATGCCGATCTCCAGCCACTGCTTCTGCCCGTGGGCGAGCACGCCCGCGGGGCGGTCGCGCAGCTCGGTCAGGCCCGTCGTCTCCAACGCTTTCGCGACCGGTTCGGGGATGTCCTTGCGGCGGCGCAGCATCGTCCACACGCCCCGCCCGGCGCCCGCCGCGATGTCGAGGTTCTGCAGCACGGTCAGTTCCTCGAAGATGCTGGCCGTCTGGAACGTACGGCCGATGCCCAGCCGTGCGATCTTCTGCACGGGCTTGCCCAGCAGGTCCTGGTCGCCGAAGCGGACCGAGCCGGTCGCCTTCACCAGGCCGGTGATCGCGTCGACCAGCGTGGTCTTGCCCGCGCCGTTCGGGCCGATGAGGAAGCGCAGGTCACCGGGGCGGATGTCCAGGTCGACGCCGTCGACGGCGGTGAACCCGTCGAACGTCACCCGTAGGTCGCGGACGGTCAGTCCGTCGCCGCTCATGCTGTCTCCCCAGAGGTACGGGATCGGGTGCCGCCGCCGGTGCGGCGCTTGCGCAGGACGGCGCCCAGGGAGGCCAGGCCGCCGGGCAGGAAGCCGACCGCCAGCACGAACAGCAGTCCCTGGAGGTAGGTCCACGCGGCGGGGAACTCGTCGGACAGCGTGCTCTGCGCCCAGGCCACGGCGACCGCGCCGAGCACCGCTCCCACCAGGGAGGCCCGTCCGCCGACCGCCGCGCCGATGACGAAGCCGATGGAGGGCACGATGCCGATCAGCGCCGGGGAGATGATCCCGACGGCCGGGACGAAGAGGGCTCCCGCGAGGCCCGCCATGCCTGCGGCGACGACGTACGCGACGAGCTTGATGTTCGCCGGGTTGTAGCCGAGGAAACGCACCCGCTCCTCGGAGTCCCGTACGGCGACGAGGAGTTCGCCGTAGCGGCTGACGAACAGCTGGCGGGCGAGGGCCATCAGCAGGAGCAGCACGGCGGCGATGATGAAGTACACCATCCGCTGGTTGACCGGGTCGTCCAGCGAGTAGCCGAAGAAGCCCTGGATGTCGGTGAGGCCGTTGGTGCCGCCCGTGGTCGCCTGCTGGCCGACCAGCCAGATGGAGAGGGCGGCGGCGAGGGCCTGGCTGAGGATCGCGAAGTAGGCGCCCTTCACCCTGCGTCGGAAGACGAGGAAGCCGAGCAGCGCGGCGACCGCCATGGGCAGCAGCACGGTCATGGCGAGCGCGAAGCCGGGGTCGGCGAAGGGCTTCCACCACCAGGGCAGCGCGTCGCCGGTGCCGTACAGCTGCATGAAGTCCGGCAGCGTCTCGCCGGTGGCGGCGGCGTCGGTGAGCTTGAGGTGCATGGCCATGGCGTAGCCGCCGAGGCCGAAGAAGACGCCCTGGCCGAGGACCATGAGGCCGCCGCGGCCCCAGGCCAGGCTGACACCGACGGCCACGATCGCGTAGCACAGGTACTTCGCGAGGAGGGAGAGGCGGAAGTCGGAGAGGGCGAGCGGGGCGACGCCGAGCAGGAGTACGGCTCCGAGGGCGAAGCCTGCGGGCACGCGGAAGCGGTTCAGCAGGGGCGTGGAGGGCGGGGTCACGGTGGCGGGGGGCGTGGTCGTGGTCGTCATGCCAGGCTCCGGGTGCGCAGTGTGTACAGGCCCTGGGGTCGCCACTGGAGGAAGGCGACGATCGCCACCAGCACCACGACCTTGGCGACGCTGACGGTGGTCGAGTACTCGAGGACGGACTGCAGCACGCCCAGCGCGAACGCCGTGATGACGGCGCCCTTCAGCTGTCCGATGCCGCCGACGACCACGACCAGGAAGGCGTCGACGATGTAGTTGGTGCCCATCGTCGGGCCGATCGGCCCGACCAGGGTGAGCGCGACGCCGGCCACGCCGGCCAGGCCGGAGCCGATGAAGAAGGTGATCCGGTCGACCTGTCCGGTGGCGATGCCGGAGACCTCGGCGAGGTCGCGGTTCTGCACGACGGCCCGGATGCGGCGGCCGAGCGGGGTGAACCGCAGGACCAGGGTCAGGCCGAGGACACAGAGAAGCGCCAGTCCCAGGATGAACAGGCGGTTGTTGGCGAAGGTGACCGGGCCCGCCGAGATGTTGCCGGTGAGGAGGTCGGGCGCGGCCGTCTGCACGTTGGGGGCACCGAAGACGTCCCGGGCCAGCTGCTGGAGCATCAGCGAGACGCCCCAGGTGACCAGCAGGGTGTCCAGCGGGCGCGTGTAGAGCCGCCGGATGAGCAGCCATTCCAGCAGCGCGCCCATGGCTCCCGCGACCAGGAACGCGAGCGGCAGGGCGACGAGGAGGGAGACCCCGGCGCTGCTGATGGACTTCTGCAGGACGTACGTCGTGTAGGCGCCGGCCATGATGAACTCTCCGTGCGCCATGTTGATCACGCCCATCTGACCGAACGTCAGGGTCAGGCCGAGCGCGATGAGAAGCAGGACGGCACCGATGCTGATGCCGGTGAAGGACTGGTTGAGGACGACCGTCATGAAAGCGGCTCCGGGTCGGGTACGGACGTGCGGGCTGGCGACGTGCCGGCTCGCCATGGGCGTGACCCGGCCCCGTCACGGAGCCGGGTCGATCCCATGGGGCGGGGCGTGGCTCAGGACAGGCCGGAGGCCCAGGAGTAGCCCTTGAGGTACGGGTCCGGCTTGATCGGCTTGCCCGAGTTCCAGACCTCCTCGATCAGGCCGTCGGAGCCGACCTTGCCGATGCGGGCCGTCTTGTAGACGTGCTGGGTGGCGCCGTCGACGGTGACCTTGCCCTCGGGGGCGTCGAAGACGATGCCGTCGGAGGCGGCCTTCACCTTGGCGACGTCGAAGGAGCCGGCCTTCTCGACCATCGCCTTCCAGAGGTAGACGGAGATGTAGGCGGCCTCCATCGGGTCGGAGGTCGGCTTGTCCTTTCCGTAGGCCGCCTGGTAGGCCGCGACGAACTTCTCGTTCGCGGCGCCAGGTGTGGTCTGGTAGTAGTTCCAGGCCGTCAACTGGCCGTCCAGGTACTGCGTTCCGATGCTCTTGACCTCCTCCTCGGCGATCGAGACGGAGAGCACCGGCAGGCTCTTGGCCGTGAGGCCCGCGGACTTGTACTCCTTGAAGAAGGCCACGTTGCTGTCACCGTTGAGGGTGTTGAACACCGCGTCGGCTCCGGAGCCCTTGACCTTGTTGACGATGGTGCTGAACTCCGTGGAGCCGAGCGGCGCGTAGTCCTCGCCGACCACCGTCAGACCCTTGGCCTTCGCGTACGCCTTGATGATCTTGTTGGCGGTGCGCGGGAAGACGTAGTCGCTGCCGACCAGGTACAGCTTGGTCAGACCCTGCTTCTTCAGGTAGTCGAGGGCGGGCACGATCTGCTGGTTGGTGGTGGCGCCGATGTAGAAGATGTACGGCGACTCCTCCAGGCCCTCGTATTGCACGGGGTAGAAGAGCAGCGACTTGTACCGCTCGAAGACCGGCTTGACGGCCTTGCGGCTGGCCGAGGTCCAGCAGCCGAAGGTGGCCGCGACCTTGTCGTCGGTGATGAGTGCCTCGGCCTTCTCGGCGAACGTCGGCCAGTCGGAGGCGCCGTCCTGGCTGATGGGCTTGAGCTTCTTGCCCAGGACACCGCCGGAGGCGTTGATCTCCTTGATGGCGAGCAGCAGCGAGTTGTGGACCGTGACCTCGCTGATGGCCATCGTGCCCGACAGTGAGTTGAGCAGACCGACCTTGACCGTGCTGCCGGACGTGTCCGCCGTGGCGCCGGATCCCGACGACGTCTCGGTGCCGGTCTTGGCGCCACAGGCGCTGAGGGCGGCGGACGCGCCGGCGGCCGATATGCCGGCCAGAAGACCGCGTCTGCTGATGCTGAGCCCGGACATGCACAACCTCCTTGCCCCGAAGGGCGAAGCGAAAGAGCGGAGTGGCTCGAAAGAGCCGTGGGAGGGAAGGGGAGGGACACGCTTCAGAAGCGGCGGCGTTGACGCACGGGTTCCCCAGCCGTTCCGGGGTGGCGTCCGGGCTGGTCGCTGAAGTGCGACCACAGCCTGCGAGGAAACTGTTTCCGGTGCGTTGCACGGCAATTGAAGAATGGTTTCCAGTGGAAGCAACATTGCGGGCAAAACAAAAAGGCCCCCGCTGGCGACGCGCGTTTGACGGCATCCCTGCGACGGCAATTAATGCTTCCTGCAGAAAGGATCAGTTTTCTCGGTTCCTCTTGTCAAGCGCCAGGTGATCACAGGTAGGCTCGGACACCGGCCGACAGCACGAGCGGAGAAGCACGATGGCGAGGCAGCCCCAGCAACTGCTCCACCTCCTGACCCGGGCCGAACGTCTCGCCGTGCGCCGAGTGCAGTCCGTACTGGACGAGTTCGACTGCTCGGTGGAGGCATGGAGGGTGCTCGACCTGCTGTCCGACGGACAGGGGCACAACATGACGGCCCTCGCCGACCACGCCTTCCTGCCGGCCCCGACCCTCACCAAGCTGGTCGACCAACTCGTCGACCAGAACTGGGTCTACCGCCGCGTCGACCCCGCGGACCGGCGTCGGGTGCTGGCCCACCTCACTCCGCGAGGCATGCAGCGGTGGCAGTTGCTGCTCCGTGAAGTACGGGCCGACTGGGTGGACTTGGAGCAGTCGCTCCCCAGCGAGGAGCTGGACGAACTGCTCGCACGGCTGGCCGAGGCCCTGGAAGGTCCGGGCGCCTCGGGCCGGGGCGCCACCGTCTCTGGCGGTGTCACACCAGGTCGTGCGGAGCGCGGAGTTGGGCGAGCACGTTGAAGTCGAGCCCGTCCGCCTCCGCCAGGTAGATGCGCTGGCGCACATGCCGGTCGTGGAGGTGGAGCAGACCGCGCGGCCCTTCGTAGGAGACGGTCTCGGCGGCGGCCGAGATCGCGGAGACGTCCAGGGTGCGGGCCCGCTCGATGAGTGAGGCGAGCAGCAGCACGCCCTCGTAACAGGATTCACCGAGGCTTCCGGGGGCCGGGGCCTCGATGCCGAAGCGGTCGGCGTACTGGCCGTGGAAGTCCAGGGTGTCCTGGTTCGCCAGCGAGGCGAAGAACCCGGCCGTGCTGAAGAGGTCACCGGTCGCCTCCGGACCGCTGGCCATCAGCATGTTCTCGTCCATCAGCGTGCTCAGCCTGAGGCACCGCTGGTCGATGCCGGAGGCGGCGAAGGCCCGGTTGAAGCGGACCGCGTCACTGCCGACCAGCAGCATCAGCACGCCGTCCGCGTCCGCGTGCTCGATGCGCCGCAGCACGTCACGGAAGTCCTCGGCGCCCAGCGGGAGATACGCCTCACCGCAGACCCGCCCGCCCCCGCAGGCGCGGGCGTAGCGACGGGCCGCCCGGGCCGTGCGCCGGGGCCAGACGTAGTTGTTGCCGACGACGAACCATCGCCGCACCCGACGCGTCTCGGCCAGGAGCCGCATGGCGGGCAGCAGCTGCCAGTCGGGCGTCTCGCTGGTCATGAAGACACCGTCGGTGCGCTCCCCGCCCTCGTACAGGGCGGTGTAGACGTACGGCACCAGGTGCGCGACGCGCGGCGCCACCGCCTGCCGGACCGAAGAGATGTGCCAGCCGGTGACACCGTGCACCACACCGGTCGCCACCAGGGCCTCGACCTCGTCGGCGACCTGCCGCGGGTCGGCGCCCCCGTCGACCCCCAGCAGCCGGAGCTCCTTGCCGAGCACACCGCCGGCCTTGTTGATCTCCTCGGCGGCCAGCCGCGCGCACGCCTCGCAGGCGGGACCGAAGATCCCGGCAGGCCCCTGCATCGGGTACACGAGCGCGACGTTCAGGGTCGAGTCGTCGGCCGTGAACCACTCGGGGGTGTGGAGGCTGAGCGGCCGGTGCATGGCCACATGATTGCCGGGCGACCGTCGGCGCCCAAGCATCGGCTGGGATCGAGACCGTTTTGTAGGCATGAGGAGCAAGCTCGCCGTGCGGGAGGAGCGGAAGCGCCGGCGTTCCTCGGGCCGGGGCCTTCGTGGTGATGGTGCTCGCGGTGTGGCGGGCCGCGTCCGTGCAGGGCGGCAGGTCAGTCCGACGCGCGGGCATAGGACTCCCGGTCATTGCTCTTGGCGAGCGTCTCGGGACGCAGAGCGCGCTGGAGTTCGTCGGCGGTGAGCAGTTCCCGTGCCAGGATCACGTCGGCCACGGGCAGGCTTCTGTCCAGTGCCTCCTGTGCGGCGGCACTGGCCTGCGCGTAGCCGATGACGGGGGTGAGGGCGGTGACGATCCCGATGGTGTTGTGCACGACCGCGCGCAGGTGCTCGCGGTTGGCGGTGATGCCGTTCACGCAGCGGTCGGCCAGCGTCAGGCAACCGGCCTCCAGCTGACCCAGGCTCTCGAACAGGCAGTGGGCGATGACCGGTTCGAAGGCGTTGAGCTGGAGCTGGCCCGCTTCGGCGGCCATGGTGATGGTGATGTCGTTGCCGATGGCCCTGAAGGCGATCTGGTTGACGACCTCGGGGATCACCGGGTTGACCTTGCCGGGCATGATGCTGGAGCCGGCCTGTACGGCGGGCAGGTTGATCTCGCCGAGGCCCGCCCGAGGCCCGGAGGACAGCAGACGCAGGTCGTTGCAGGTCTTGGAGAGCTTGACGGCGATGCGCTTGAGCACCCCGGAGAGCTGGACGAACGCTCCGGCGTCCTGGGTCGCCTCCACCAGGTCGGCGGCGGTGGACAGGGGCACACCGGTGATGGTGCTGAGGTGTGCGCAGGCC
This genomic stretch from Streptomyces deccanensis harbors:
- the urtE gene encoding urea ABC transporter ATP-binding subunit UrtE; amino-acid sequence: MLEISSVQAGYDRTTVLHGVTVSVPKDAVATVLGHNGAGKSTLLRVAMGLLKPKGGAVLLDSEDITRLAPHQRVARGMAYVPQGQQSFPHLTTAENLQLVADGRPDGKEATAEALDLFPVLRDLSGRRAGLLSGGQRQQLAIARALITRPRLLLLDEPTEGIQPSVVAEIEETILALTRRGGLSVLLVEQHVGFAMRAAQQYYVLEAGRVTSSGEGGTGAEQTVRAALSV
- the urtD gene encoding urea ABC transporter ATP-binding protein UrtD, which produces MSGDGLTVRDLRVTFDGFTAVDGVDLDIRPGDLRFLIGPNGAGKTTLVDAITGLVKATGSVRFGDQDLLGKPVQKIARLGIGRTFQTASIFEELTVLQNLDIAAGAGRGVWTMLRRRKDIPEPVAKALETTGLTELRDRPAGVLAHGQKQWLEIGMLLVQDVKLLLLDEPVAGMSHEEREATGELLQRVSEDHTVVVIEHDMDFMRSFARSVSVLHAGKVLSEGTVAEVQADAKVQEVYLGRASEPESGATPTTPVAVTEEA
- the urtC gene encoding urea ABC transporter permease subunit UrtC — encoded protein: MTTTTTPPATVTPPSTPLLNRFRVPAGFALGAVLLLGVAPLALSDFRLSLLAKYLCYAIVAVGVSLAWGRGGLMVLGQGVFFGLGGYAMAMHLKLTDAAATGETLPDFMQLYGTGDALPWWWKPFADPGFALAMTVLLPMAVAALLGFLVFRRRVKGAYFAILSQALAAALSIWLVGQQATTGGTNGLTDIQGFFGYSLDDPVNQRMVYFIIAAVLLLLMALARQLFVSRYGELLVAVRDSEERVRFLGYNPANIKLVAYVVAAGMAGLAGALFVPAVGIISPALIGIVPSIGFVIGAAVGGRASLVGAVLGAVAVAWAQSTLSDEFPAAWTYLQGLLFVLAVGFLPGGLASLGAVLRKRRTGGGTRSRTSGETA
- the urtB gene encoding urea ABC transporter permease subunit UrtB; the encoded protein is MTVVLNQSFTGISIGAVLLLIALGLTLTFGQMGVINMAHGEFIMAGAYTTYVLQKSISSAGVSLLVALPLAFLVAGAMGALLEWLLIRRLYTRPLDTLLVTWGVSLMLQQLARDVFGAPNVQTAAPDLLTGNISAGPVTFANNRLFILGLALLCVLGLTLVLRFTPLGRRIRAVVQNRDLAEVSGIATGQVDRITFFIGSGLAGVAGVALTLVGPIGPTMGTNYIVDAFLVVVVGGIGQLKGAVITAFALGVLQSVLEYSTTVSVAKVVVLVAIVAFLQWRPQGLYTLRTRSLA
- the urtA gene encoding urea ABC transporter substrate-binding protein → MSGLSISRRGLLAGISAAGASAALSACGAKTGTETSSGSGATADTSGSTVKVGLLNSLSGTMAISEVTVHNSLLLAIKEINASGGVLGKKLKPISQDGASDWPTFAEKAEALITDDKVAATFGCWTSASRKAVKPVFERYKSLLFYPVQYEGLEESPYIFYIGATTNQQIVPALDYLKKQGLTKLYLVGSDYVFPRTANKIIKAYAKAKGLTVVGEDYAPLGSTEFSTIVNKVKGSGADAVFNTLNGDSNVAFFKEYKSAGLTAKSLPVLSVSIAEEEVKSIGTQYLDGQLTAWNYYQTTPGAANEKFVAAYQAAYGKDKPTSDPMEAAYISVYLWKAMVEKAGSFDVAKVKAASDGIVFDAPEGKVTVDGATQHVYKTARIGKVGSDGLIEEVWNSGKPIKPDPYLKGYSWASGLS
- a CDS encoding MarR family winged helix-turn-helix transcriptional regulator, which gives rise to MARQPQQLLHLLTRAERLAVRRVQSVLDEFDCSVEAWRVLDLLSDGQGHNMTALADHAFLPAPTLTKLVDQLVDQNWVYRRVDPADRRRVLAHLTPRGMQRWQLLLREVRADWVDLEQSLPSEELDELLARLAEALEGPGASGRGATVSGGVTPGRAERGVGRAR
- a CDS encoding substrate-binding domain-containing protein codes for the protein MHRPLSLHTPEWFTADDSTLNVALVYPMQGPAGIFGPACEACARLAAEEINKAGGVLGKELRLLGVDGGADPRQVADEVEALVATGVVHGVTGWHISSVRQAVAPRVAHLVPYVYTALYEGGERTDGVFMTSETPDWQLLPAMRLLAETRRVRRWFVVGNNYVWPRRTARAARRYARACGGGRVCGEAYLPLGAEDFRDVLRRIEHADADGVLMLLVGSDAVRFNRAFAASGIDQRCLRLSTLMDENMLMASGPEATGDLFSTAGFFASLANQDTLDFHGQYADRFGIEAPAPGSLGESCYEGVLLLASLIERARTLDVSAISAAAETVSYEGPRGLLHLHDRHVRQRIYLAEADGLDFNVLAQLRAPHDLV